A genomic segment from Juglans regia cultivar Chandler chromosome 14, Walnut 2.0, whole genome shotgun sequence encodes:
- the LOC109003667 gene encoding FRIGIDA-like protein 3 produces MEDTSSVATLIDSTTSKIQQLQKAFAELESHRAITLNLKWKELEEHLHGLEKSLKRRFHELEDQEKEYENKTIEAQKTLEKRVAAVVAKEQASLERLQEKRDAAIVDIANAREKPAIVPGEAQCGAPSMEEKPSDAMSAESNLEDIKVSSESEGVEVKSYPQLITLCEEMDSKGLHKFISDNRKNLAAIREEIPLALKTAANPARLVLDSLEGFYRMEMPNLDGKKDSNLLGLRRTCIMLMECLSILLTSQDLVSIQEVISEDVKKQAKAIAEEWKPKLDALDMDASNGNSLEAHAFLQLLATFGIASDFNEEEFSRLIPMVSRRRQTADLCRSLGLSEKMPGVIEVLVNSGRQIDAVNLAFAFELTEQFSPVPLLKSYLEEARKASLPVKTGNSSPTAQNEVSERELAALKAVIKSIEEHKLEQQFPVDPLQKRIVLLEKAKADKKRATEAAKPQPKRPRANGIGYGPRVTNVATDKSYYPRVADRYPQYVYDRPYIYQGPADNHCPQLLGSATYNLSPSHGNYFGNGFQYQAPYLH; encoded by the exons ATGGAAGATACCTCGTCAGTTGCTACGTTAATTGACTCTACGACCTCAAAGATACAACAGCTCCAGAAAGCATTTGCAGAACTTGAAAGTCACCGGGCCATAACCCTTAACTTGAAATGGAAAGAACTCGAAGAACATCTTCATGGGCTTGAGAAATCCTTGAAGAGACGTTTTCATGAGTTGGAAGACCAAGAAAAGGAGTATGAGAACAAAACAATTGAAGCCCAAAAAACTTTGGAGAAGCGAGTAGCTGCAGTTGTGGCCAAGGAACAAGCTTCACTGGAGAGGCTTCAAGAGAAGAGAGATGCTGCTATAGTTGACATTGCCAATGCTCGAGAGAAGCCTGCTATTGTCCCTGGTGAGGCCCAATGTGGGGCACCAAGCATGGAAGAGAAACCATCAGATGCCATGTCTGCTGAAAGTAACTTAGAGGATATCAAAGTTTCTTCTGAAAGTGAAGGTGTAGAGGTGAAGTCCTATCCCCAGCTAATAACACTATGTGAAGAGATGGATTCAAAAGGGCTCCATAAGTTTATATCAGACAACCGTAAGAATCTTGCTGCCATAAGGGAGGAAATTCCACTAGCACTAAAGACTGCAGCTAACCCTGCACGTTTGGTTTTGGATTCTTTGGAAGGGTTTTATCGTATGGAAATGCCCAATCTGGATGGAAAGAAGGACTCAAACTTATTGGGTCTCCGTCGAACCTGTATCATGTTGATGGAGTGTCTAAGTATTTTGCTAACAAGCCAGGATCTAGTCTCTATTCAGGAAGTCATTTCAGAAGATGTCAAGAAGCAGGCAAAGGCAATTGCTGAAGAATGGAAACCTAAATTAGATGCTCTTGACATGGATGCTAGCAATGGGAACTCATTAGAGGCTCATGCATTTCTGCAACTTCTGGCAACTTTTGGTATTGCTTCTGATTTCAATGAGGAGGAATTTTCTAGGCTAATACCAATGGTTTCTCGCCGTCGCCAAACAGCTGACCTATGTCGTTCCCTTGGGTTATCTGAGAAAATGCCAG GTGTAATTGAAGTCTTGGTCAATAGTGGAAGGCAAATTGATGCTGTTAACTTGGCTTTTGCATTCGAACTTACTGAGCAGTTCTCTCCTGTGCCTTTACTGAAATCCTACTTGGAGGAGGCAAGAAAAGCTTCTTTACCTGTTAAAACTGGAAACTCATCTCCCACTGCACAG AATGAGGTTAGCGAACGAGAGCTGGCTGCGCTTAAGGCTGTGATCAAGTCCATTGAAGAGCATAAACTTGAGCAGCAGTTTCCTGTGGATCCACTCCAAAAGCGCATCGTCCTGCTAGAAAAGGCCAAGGCAGATAAGAAACGGGCAACTGAAGCTGCAAAGCCTCAACCTAAAAGACCTCGTGCTAACGGTATCGGATATGGGCCTCGGGTCACTAATGTTGCTACTGACAAGAGTTACTACCCCCGAGTTGCCGATCGGTATCCTCAGTATGTGTATGATAGGCCTTATATTTACCAGGGACCTGCTGACAACCACTGCCCCCAGCTTCTTGGTTCTGCTACTTACAATCTGTCCCCCAGTCACGGCAACTACTTTGGAAATGGCTTCCAGTACCAAGCCCCGTATCTCCACTAA
- the LOC109003665 gene encoding probably inactive leucine-rich repeat receptor-like protein kinase At5g48380 — protein MKMVLNCRPLTVLIGVSLGLLLSCSLSYGTATDIYCLKSIKASLEDPYSYLNSSWIFGNNTEGSICKFTGVDCWHPDENRVLNIRLSDMGLKGPFPRGIMNCSSLTGLDLSSNKLFGNIPQDMPKILEFVTSLDLSSNNLSGDIPASLANCTYLNVLKLDHNRFTGQIPAEFSLLSRIKQFSVANNLLTGPIPRFNNVTFPASDYANNLGLCGVPLDPCQAASKKSHSALIVAAAVGGVTVSALGVSIGMFFFMRRVSVKKEDDPEGNKWAKVLKGAKGIKVSMFEKSVSKMKFNDLMKATSNFTKDNIIGLGRTGTMYKAVLDDGTSLMVKRLQESQHSEKEFMSEMATLGRVKHQNLLPLLGFCLAKKERLLVYKHMPNGTLHDQLHLVDDGDKLMPWPLRLKIGIGAARGLAWLHHNCIPRILHRNISSKCILLDVDFEPKISDFGLARLMNPIDTHLSTFVNGEFGDIGYVAPEYARTLVATPKGDVYSFGTVLLELVTGERPTHVAKAPEDFKGNLVEWITQLSSNSQLHDAIDKSLVGTGVDGETFQFLKVACNCVASNPKERPSMFEVYQLLRAIGERYDFTIEDDMLMPSDTGDADGMDELIVASEVN, from the exons ATGAAAATGGTTCTGAATTGCCGACCTCTTACTGTCCTTATCGGTGTTTCTCTCGGGCTGCTGCTTAGTTGTAGTTTGAGCTACGGCACCGCGACTGatatttattgtttaaaaagTATAAAGGCTTCACTTGAAGATCCTTATAGTTACTTGAACTCTTCATGGATTTTTGGCAACAATACTGAAGGCTCCATCTGTAAATTTACGGGGGTCGATTGTTGGCACCCTGATGAGAACAGGGTTTTGAATATTCGGCTTTCAGATATGGGGCTCAAGGGACCGTTTCCTAGGGGCATTATGAATTGCTCGAGCTTAACAGGCTTAGATCTTTCTAGCAACAAACTATTTGGAAATATTCCACAAGATATGCCCAAAATTCTAGAGTTTGTGACATCTCTTGATCTCTCGTCTAACAATCTCTCAGGGGATATCCCAGCGAGCCTCGCAAACTGTACTTATTTGAATGTCCTTAAACTTGACCATAACAGGTTCACTGGTCAGATTCCTGCAGAATTTAGTCTGCTTTCTCGGATTAAACAATTTAGTGTGGCGAACAATCTCTTGACAGGGCCAATCCCCCGATTTAATAATGTTACATTTCCAGCATCCGATTATGCAAATAATCTAGGACTATGTGGGGTTCCTTTGGATCCTTGCCAAGCAGCTTCGAAGAAGTCTCACTCTGCACTTATTGTGGCAGCAGCAGTTGGTGGGGTGACTGTTTCAGCCTTGGGTGTGAGTATCGGTATGTTCTTCTTTATGCGCAGGGTGTCtgtgaagaaggaagatgacCCCGAAGGAAACAAATGGGCAAAGGTTTTAAAGGGAGCAAAAGGCATCAAG GTATCCATGTTTGAAAAGTCAGtttcaaaaatgaaattcaatGATCTCATGAAGGCTACTAGCAACTTTACCAAAGATAATATCATTGGGTTGGGAAGAACAGGAACCATGTACAAAGCAGTCCTTGATGATGGCACTTCACTTATGGTCAAGAGGTTGCAGGAATCTCAACACTCTGAGAAAGAATTTATGTCCGAAATGGCTACTCTTGGGAGAGTAAAGCACCAAAACTTGCTTCCTCTTCTAGGGTTCTGCCTGGCTAAGAAAGAAAGGCTTTTAGTTTATAAGCACATGCCTAACGGTACCCTTCATGATCAGCTGCATCTTGTGGATGATGGTGACAAGCTTATGCCATGGCCTTTGAGGCTAAAAATTGGGATAGGGGCAGCCAGAGGACTAGCATGGCTCCATCATAACTGCATTCCCCGTATTCTCCACCGAAACATAAGTTCCAAATGCATCTTACTCGATGTGGATTTTGAGCCAAAAATATCTGATTTTGGCCTGGCTAGGCTCATGAATCCGATTGATACACATTTGAGTACTTTTGTGAATGGGGAATTTGGAGATATTGGTTATGTCGCTCCTGAGTATGCACGAACACTGGTGGCCACACCAAAGGGTGATGTTTACAGCTTTGGAACTGTACTTCTTGAGTTGGTAACTGGTGAGAGACCAACACATGTTGCGAAAGCACCTGAGGACTTTAAAGGAAATTTGGTAGAATGGATTACACAGCTGTCGAGCAACTCTCAACTTCATGATGCCATCGATAAATCCTTGGTTGGGACAGGCGTGGATGGTGAGACTTTTCAGTTTCTTAAGGTTGCATGTAATTGTGTAGCATCAAATCCCAAGGAGAGGCCTTCTATGTTTGAAGTGTACCAGCTTCTAAGAGCTATTGGCGAGCGATACGATTTCACAATTGAAGATGATATGCTAATGCCTTCCGACACTGGTGATGCTGATGGCATGGATGAACTTATTGTTGCGAGCGAAGTAAATTAA